ttggttgtcctcttaatcaagatgtgtggtgacatgaGTATGGTATATGgctgatatgtaggagtacattttactaaGTGTGACCACTTTCGAAGTACTATAccgtcaagggttgctctgatgggatatgggtatatgtgtccctcagacctgaggctgtcttggtgacttgcaagcaactcactatgctttggtgccggactatctgaatttttaatttgatgatggaagatttctggatacagtcaagtacttgtgaagtctgagtgtgagtcaagatgggattgactactccaagtaaaattagagataatacatcattgtattttaattcagtaaaactttggccaaagtagtcctagtgaggagtcacaggatttttgaggttgagacacaatgtggaccactcttcttcagttgatagtttaacccaaagtcatccttgagcatcaagtatcaaagggatgaattatacagtaactatatccacatgggttttagagtgttgctaggcatacactcggcctatctgaatgtcggatctcattgctagatagttacatcgattagtacaaaaattattcttgtactgctggcttagattcgaatctatgggatcacacacatagaagtacttgtctgagcaaatggctgatcgacgattatgaatcattgaagggtttaattatcaatttgattgatgattaatcttatgcaaaggttataataaattatttactaatagttagtaaattagagaaataaataattaacaatatgattattaattggctcaatttaattgagtgatggggattagattagatctaattgaattggattcaattagattggctttcgattaattggatgcagccctattgaataacaggacttattctaattgatctcagagatgcatgaatttgaaattattctaaattgaatataatttaattagttttatataggcttggattggatctaatccaatggaataataggcttgattggatcaagccctaatatcaaatgaagcatctgatctccattaagaatcaatttctgaatcaatgagattttaatctaactaatttctaattggattagggcctaAATGGTTttataattgggttaggatccaattagttagtttgttataactaattcctaaattagttATGATTGAatccaagggttagttagagttggaacgagATCTTGAATCctttttggaataggactaaacccaaaccaatcCCATGTCATATTAATTCTCCTCGTCCCATTTTTTATCGTAAgaatttctcacaccccatagCATGCCTcaccccctctcttcctcccgtGGAAAGCAAAGAGGCATCCCatctctccccttcttttcttgtcccctctcgcaacatccactttctcctcttcttcttgatatattttcttgatcttttcttaCTGATTTTTAGACATCAAAGAAAGTTTTTTTTGTTGGTTATAcaataaaaaattggagaagaaaagttcttcccaaggagagaaagatcaaggaagaagaagggtcttctttcttgcgtgcagccttgaagaagaaggagttcttcttccagattttttttttttttttcaaaataaaaattaaattagatctaactttTAATATGtagatttagagaagaaatataaaaaaaaaattgatttggatttggggatttttgaagttttagatcaaggaagaagatggatcttctttctgcgtagccttgaagaagaaggagttcttcttctagatattttttttaagataaaaattagattagttttaatttttaatataaaaatttgaagaagaaatatcaaaaaaatttgattggccATTTGAGGTTTCtttgagttctagatcaagaagaaaaaaggagaagaagagagaagaacggttcttctcttggatccctcttttgaatttttttagatctcaagattttatatgattttcagcatgaaaaattatattagatttgatttttatcaaaaaaaattagagaagaaaaattcttcttaagggcgtgaaaggaagagagaaagattctctcttgtgcatgtgaaattgagaagaaagggttcttctcttgatctctattgtagagatcagatgcatggatccaggaagaaaaggagagggtctctttattcttcaattcTATCATGTTCCTTTCAAATCAATTAATGGatggtgtcttcgtgagctagcactcccggagagatcgatcagtatcAGGACTTCTTGTGGATACCTGTGGAGgccagatgcgtgtgcggctgccaagcatcatggaGAATATCTACCATGaattttggatgcggtgatctgctacccatgctaaggtatgaagttttatattcaatcaatatttagatatgatctaaatatagattagatatgtccTGTACTTGacgaattttagattttagatgtatatactgttggaaaaggtgtaagattttatgcatgaatttcaaaataattttgaaatataacgcagtgaaatatataaattaaataatttaatatataaatacatgtaatcagattactaaaccctacaaataggacctataatatgtcatattgcatttataaattagaaaataaaagcttggatattgatcaaatcaatatcttaGTTCTAaagcagttttagatctaaaacctagatcacatctagataagagaagagatcagatctcttaccttcatgtagGTTGAAACTCcacagttgatttttttttttcactttggagccgcacacgcatccggcctctattggtgatccacataaggctgcaataaaatcaaaggttcgtcgaacgaagatccgctcgaagtgctagcttcttacggatccctccggatggttaatctaaaaaatattctttggatctcttggatattttaagagatgaagaatatgaagaagaataagagagaagtcaaatcttttgacctccctaaaattaaaaataataatataaaagaaaaagtcctaagagaagacaattcttctctttcagtacatcaacgattgatgtcctgagaatatctctatgctaggacatgagaagaccttcttctctagatatttttataattttcaaatcttatgatatttgatttttcttatagaaaaatctcatgatttatggagaagaagggttctaaaagaaaccttaaaaaaagaccttcttttcttcttcttctctcatcagaacatgatcagatcatgtccaaaataagatcaccatgctccaactcattggagcatgaatccaccatgccatctctctctctctctcagatttttatcacataaaaatacaaaataaagaggaaataaactgaaaagaaaaacaaaaagagaaaaacatcttctcttttaccttttgtttctacaagacatcaacttttgatctcttgatagaagactcttctacaaggaatttgatgcctcaaaccacccattcgatcctctttctttctcagattttatcacataaaaaatacaaaaaaacaatgagagaataatatgaaagaaaaacaatgagagaagataatcttttctcttacctttctctctacaagatatcaacttttgatctcttgattgaaggctctcctccaaggataatggTGCcttaaaccacccatgccatcctctttcttctcttctatttctatctaaaagccacaaatttttgactcttatttcATCTCATATGGagcggcaactttttatatggcagattaggtcaaaagacctaatcaacaaggagtccatggggcttccaactcttggacgccccctcccttatctattttgtggagagcatgaaataactcacaaaaggggttacaaaaagaagagataagcttagagaaagttggcacaagagaggagagaagagtttttgtgaagagggactctttcaaaaaaaagaataagcctaaaccactttccatatttgaaccaaatcactttccataatgaatcaaatcaaatttgattcaaatttttagaacaagtggtgtgagataacattccttggacatggatatcatagaaaagtatctaaaaattaattagtgggcatgggcttgagatttcttaggtggcgcaagagatgatatggaatcctagtctaactaggattcttatgtagattaggtcaaacactttgaacccaatccaaattaattgcaacctaattaatggtgatcctagtccaactaggagtccaattaaatcatatttaattctgatttaaatcctgacttaattaagaatttgGTGCATATAAGTCCTAGTcgaatagggacttgttctcccttgcaattggcttatccaataaatcaattagacttaatctaattaaatccaaactaattctaattaaatcaaattcaattagacttgatcttagcctaattgctcaatcagattgagccaattagcaatccaattgctaattgatcctcctgcaacacttgtattaggtcaaacatcaatcacattgatcgtttaacattagaatgattttcaatcatggattaatcatctgattagattacaatctcttatgtgtgtgaccctataggtttgaacctaaattgatagtacaaaaatcaatttttgtactagtcaaagtaaccatctagcaatgattttcgacgtctagataggtcgaatatatgcaaagcaacattctaagaatcctgacccatggttaccgtataattcatccttttgaccaataatgctcaagatgacttcgagtatgttatcaatcactcatataagtcatctctattgtgtctcaaaattttgcaaatcccactacaagaaatttgattttttgcgatgaaattttttcgtcgctaaaaatcttattttcgtcgctaaaagtatttgcgacgaaatatatcgtcgttaaaaatttgtagagaaagcctcgtagcaaaagaccttagcgacgaaaatattttatttcatcacaaaaaatagtaaacccaaacgacgaagttatgtactgtattagcgacgaaaatattttatcgcaagagcttaaattttcgtcgctaaaattacaacgaaaaaaaatttcatcgctaaatattttgattaaaaaaaaatttttcttattttttgcgatgaaaatgaatttcatcgcaaaacctagcgacggatttcgtcgcaaaataatttgtcgcaaaaatttcgtcgcaaaaattgcgacgaaaaaaatgttcgtcgctataattgcgacaaaaaaaaagttcttcgctataatagcaacgaaataaaaattttgtcgctaaaaggacgatgaaataaaaaattacgtCGCTATAATGGTgacgaaataataatttcatcgctataattacaacgaaataaaaatttcatcgcaaaaagtttaaatttttagcgacgaaactttttttcgtcgcaaaaatagcaacgaaataatttcgtcgcaaaaattgcgacgaaaacaaaattttgtcgctataatggcgacgaaataataatttcatcgctataaggatgatgaaataaaaaaattcatcgccataattgcgacgaaataaaaatttcgtcacaaaaagttataatttttagcgacgaaactaagactttcgtcgcaaaaatagcaacgaaataaaaaatttcatcgcaatgaataataaatgttttacttttttgggttcacaattttttttgcgatgaaattaatatttcatcgctaaaataaatttttgataaaaaataaaatttttattaattttccaaATAAAcctgctcaaatacaaattatctgatcaaacatattttaaataaacagtatgttaacacaataaaaatattctaagttaaaagaccaatttcaagtaacaaaaagtttcataaccatctttgtcatatacaaaaatataagtccatacaccattttaaatttaaaataagtacaaactaagtatgatctgactcattggcctcgttccctcctccaggcgtcgatccctgacccgatacgtgtcgcgatggtggtgcagaggcggcatcatgtgactgtagaggtgctaactcagaagcatcaataccgagccatcccgccaccgcagctacgatcctctcgagcgtctaactacgattcatccagtaactaatctgatcttgcatcatgctcatggatgtcctaactgcctctggcaccgatgcatcatcagaccggtcggatgacgaactgcgtgattttttggaccgcatgctatgaccagatcctagctgccgcccgaggacggtatccaaaatcgtatcatctgtcatcaaacaaacctgctgcgatccagtatcaccatcagatcccacctccctcgtcgcctgctctctcaattctaacattttttccttcacaataaaccaaataaaatcataaatttttttcaaactctttaaaagtattcaaaatgtagagtaatgatacttacatgacgctgcctcacctcctcggtcacgaactcgccactcttgttttgatagaatttagcataggcgtcgactccggatagtccctgttcaaacaaaaaaaaaagaaaaaaaagatatcaaaataatgtaaatatttaataaaaagttacaaagtatgattgcaaatgtagttacgtaccatcctcttcattccctgtgcaaaagaggcacttccttgcgtgtgaatagaatcaatcttgctcctattcaccttattcgcctccgatcgtcgctacaaaatacatacaattataaccaataaaggacataacataattaaaaaaacttggaacactagacatacctaaaatgcctcacttccaaaatgctcacataaccaccgccaatcgtcactagacccagcccaatttctgtatggttgggtcacaggatcaatccccttcgcctgcagctcattgcagtatttatgaagcctacatcgccgatctctgtatctatttgcagccattttgagaatagtgtccgtcacttcttcgtcagtgcagtcctcgaagtcaatattatcctacacagtaatcataccaaaaagcaaatacatgaaattattcatataataaaaaatttatttatataaccaaaaataatatggatcatgtaatgatatgcaagacatccaaatttaattcttaccctgatgtgagagactagagcatcacggtatcgaggagctacatgcttgaaactttcagcagcccacgaaaaatgattccacatatacaaactgatctcatttgcgacgatactagcctctgtgccaaccggatgatctcAAAATATATGTACCTTCGgtttttcattgtgtgtatgcacatatttttccaaaacaagacccctactaggaccacgcactgcacgtcgatgctgtgttcctacatgtaaaaattgatgaaatgaacatatatcatgtatcactaaatgcatataacaaaaaaatatatatggtttataaattgatagagatgtacctgtaaggggatgatgctgcAGTACCATGGCCTCCGGCTTGGCAAGCTCTAGCTGAGCACTAGGCGGCTCTGTGGACTCgggcaactgagtctcatctaaatcctctgactcatcatgcaaaatgctaaagtgaggatgtgtatcatcaagcggagcctgctgcctaccccgtgaatgtctacgtccaggaccagtcatgatgctgcaatgattaaaataatttaaatcagtaagtaatcaaaaaaactcaagtattacatgatataataaaaaaaaataaattgaattacttattcatattaattattgttctcagattctgaactcgtgtccatatagtcatcttcgatgggagtcatagaagacttcgaccctgaagtACTATCATCATTGTCGTTAacgaagtcattattggatcgtgctcgtgtccgtgcccttatcgacgatctaacaacagaaacatcctcaggttcatagtcgtctctttgtaattgtcctatgtcaatcgtatcatctggcactaatatgttatctggtgcttgcatttgatatgcttcgttttcaataattgcacagacttcattctcaagatgttcatcgttcgggcatgtgaaaagtgcaggatcaaacaaatgcctatgctgagcccttattgcaacttgccaaggctctttcattttgttatcatcaatataccacactagtcttgcttgctttgcaaaaatataaggatcactttcataccatacatgaccagtgtggacactgacgagttgaggatctataacaattggcctgtgtcgtcctaagtcataccatcgacacttgaataacacaatccgtcgaagaccactatatctcaactctataacctcatgcagaacaccaaaaaaatctattatttcacccttgtgctcgccctccacgcttattccacaattctgtgtggttcgatcaCGATTGCGATCTTCCgttaagaatcgcacaccattgactatgcatgctgaatatactgatacacgtctgtcaggttttcgtgcaagtgcagctaagtcattactgatacagttaggattgtctatacgtagctgagctatctacaattaaaagaacaataagcaggttaaatttgacaaaataaatactatataaacaaacttttaatcatggatgaacatgaacataacttacccgttcgtcaaaccatgatgcgaattgattcctatgtcgtgccgctgctaatgtaggattacttcttctgagctcactttcgtgttctctgaagtgatacagtaataccatgtatattttaatttagagtccacgtgcattcattgatatatcaacaaataaaaattaaatgtatatactcacatcatgtaggcttctacctcctcgcaattgtttagcacataccaatgcatgtcatccgtttcttgtggtgtcaacattcgaaaatcttttttaccatatggtcgggcaacattggagaacacggacaatccatcggtcagaatctcgTCAACATCAATATTCCGCtgtggccttgtaaatttggtctccacttgtcgaaggtacatagagtagaacgtcagacattcattcataacatgtgcctctgctattgaaccttcaggccgtgctttgttagtgacggcactcttgtattcacgcatctccctattcaataaattatcaattgatatcacattaataagaatacaataatgaataataaatattacaatatcatgcaattacctttcaattgggtacatccatcttgtatgtactggcctacccaatctagcctcatgtggaagatgaacagaaagatgcaccatgatatcaaagaaggtgggagggaatatcatctcgagcttacaaagagtaatgataatcttcttctccaatatatcaatctgacttcgtctcaatgtcttcgcacataagtctcgaaaataagttcccagatcaagtaacgcatcacacacattatccggcaacaatccgcgcaaaccaactgggagcacatgctgtaaaagtacatgacaatcatgacttttcatcccgacgatcttcccatctttcgacttgatgcaccATTTCAAGTTTGACGCGTATCCATCaggaaacctcactgatctcaaatatgaaagaaattgatttctctctcttcgattcagtgtataacatgccaatggcttcaccagcctatcccctcgtcgaatcaaatgtaattcctttctaatccgcaatcctctaagtcaagacgagccttcatggtatcctttgttcttccttcgatattgagaatggtataaaatatattatcaaatatattcttttcaatatgcatgacgtcaagattatgtcgaagaagaagcattttccaatatggaagatcaaacaacttgctcttttttctccaattttcgatacttgttcgcacccctacttggctggccagacccttaccaaatatgacatcctgtgggtttggtaactgatttaaaatattgtccgtagaccagaatcttggctgcgcatgtcgttcatgcttgccattgaacttaagacttctcctccatctatgatcatctggcaagaaa
Above is a genomic segment from Elaeis guineensis isolate ETL-2024a chromosome 1, EG11, whole genome shotgun sequence containing:
- the LOC140854731 gene encoding uncharacterized protein, whose product is MKRMGLSGVDAYAKFYQNKSGEFVTEEVRQRHEKMLELREQATREVGSDGDTGSQQVCLMTDDTILDTVLGRQLGSGHSMRSKKSRSSSSDRSDDASVPEAVRTSMSMMQDQISYWMNRS